GACTCTGCTTCCATTTTGAAGTATTTCACTCTTCAAATATCATTGATCTTATGGTCCAGTATGAAGGTCTCACACGTTTAGTAGGGTGATAGTTCAAGACTGTTGTGCCTTGACCTATGTTAGCCAAATAAAGATAATTCATTGTTAATTGTGAATGACAGGTTTGAATTCAGTCCAGTGGTTGTCCCTCCTTGGGCCTAGTTGATTGTATTCTTACTTGCATGTAATTTGCAAGTGTAATGAAACCTGACCAAGTCTGCATTGTGATACTTAATTGCCCTCCAACTTATTGTTAGAcctaaacacatttttacatttattttttctttgcaaaAGACAAAATGGAAAACCTGAATGTTGTCAAGCCCATATGAAAGCGTCACCCTGAATAGATTGACCTCAGCATTCCTACTAGGAGACTGGCTTCATGCCATGAGAAACAAATTCACTAACCACTGGCAGTGTTTTCAGACTGTGTGGTATTTTTAGCTGCCTgtattaatatgattttaacACCCCCACAATTTTAGTTATGTCAACAGTTGATCGAACACATTTTGGCATATcagtaggttttaaaaatgtctccTGACACTGATTTATTTCCGTTATTAGTGATTTCAGGTCATTCAGGTCTTACAAAGAACTTCACTAAGTTCTCTAAGGACAGCTTATGCATGATAGAAATCGTGTACCACCATACCAGTAAATAATGCCTTTATTGACACTccttatttaaatgactgaattcCTAGTTTACTTTAAAGTGATACAAGcaaattatcattttttttgtattcgtATCAAATAGTCTTGAGTTATGTGACAACAATGCTAGAATATAAAGCACTTAATAGCCTACGTATTTGATTTGGTGGTTTAAATGTCTGGGTAGGTTTTCATATGGTGATGCTGCCTGTGTCTTCACTGTGAGTTTTCTgtagatggagaaagtgaaataCTGAGGAAATGTAGACACACTATTCTGTCAGCTGATGTTGAAAGAGTGCCCCCAGCACAATAATGCACATTCTACTgacctccccctcccccagcgCATGGCTCTGTGCTCCATGGTAATGTCAGAAACCAGGCTGGGGATGTTTCTTGAGGGAATGATTTTGAGTGTAGTATTGAAATAATGAAAGTCAGTCTTCTCTGCAAGGCATAACAGAATTTGCTATATTTAGTGAGAGTTCTGTATAGGCCTTCATCTTTTTTGTTgtgtgttaaattgtatttgtttgctcATTGCTCACCTGAATTTTggtcttatttttttcatgtatatgtttgtttggTTAGAAAATGCTTGGAAAACATGTTGCCATGGGCCAAATGCCATGCTATATTTAGtgaaaaggcattttaaacaGATTGCTGAAAAGTTGAGTTTTTAGTTTACCTTCATTATcctatattttgtattgtaattcACACATTGTAAAAAGTTTTATTTCTAACAGTTGAAAATCCATTTCATTTAAGCATGTGTCCccaacccaccccacccccccaaattGGGCCTCCTCTGAACCATCTAAATTAGAGAGTTTAGGCCTATATTATTATCCTGCAGGGTAATGACCATAAAAGACAAAAGGAGTTTTGTTCTCAAAAGTGCAGAACTGTGTAATGTTACATTTATTGATTCAGATGTAGTTATTTTGCTACATATTTCTTGCCTCAGATGCTAGAATTGTCTTATCGGCCAAGTATGACAATATTGTTGGTTTCTTTCAGCAAATCACTGATCTGAAGAAAGAAAATTTCAACCTTAAGCTACGTATTTATTTTCTGGAAGAGCGGATGCAACAAAAGTTTGACGACTCCAGTGAAGATATCTACAGGACGGTGAGTTATATCTTTCAGGGTCTCTTTACACATATGTTTGTTCTTTCATATGGTGAAAGGCTCTCTGACAATCTACCACTACTATTTTATGCACTGGAACTTCACCTTCAGATACAATATTATGCATGTAGTTGTTCAAAAAAGAAACGTATCTATTCTCTACCTTCTCAGCCTTTTAATCTCTACAAATTACAGCTCTCTTTTTATTTGTCTGCCTCTGCTCGTATGTGCTTAAGTAGATTAATCCATAGTCTGTTTACTTCTTGGTTATTTAAAATAGCCTTAATTTGGCAACATCATGACCTTAGTATGACCTGTTGAGAATGCCTTACAGCCTTACCAATATAGTCTCACAGAGCACAGACTGACATTTAATACCTGGCCTACTTGAACTCACATGCTGTATTCAACATTAAGAAGCcattgatgtttatttttttgtcttcaaGTTGTTGTTATCCTTCACATGGTTTTTGTTCTATTCTTCCTCAGAATATCGAGCTGAAAGTGGAGGTGGAGAGTCTGAAGCATGAGCTACAAGAGAAGCAGGCTCTGCTGGTCACTGCCTCGTAAGTGTCCAGATGTGTGTGTCCTAGCCGACTGAAGAACTTCTGTTTTCGAAAAGGGGTCCTTTCATTGAGCTTAGACACAGGCCACTCAGTAGTGTGACTCAATGTAGGGGTTGTGATGAACAGTTACGCTTTCACTTAATTTTCCTTGTCTGGAAATTCCACTGAATAAAAGTGATGAAATGGAGttgaatttgtttttgaattaaACGGGTGTAGTTAAAGTTAACGTTGCAACTCTGATGGTCTTTCTAAAATGAGAGAAACCTAAGCACTGAATTGAATCTGTGACTCCCTTTGCCTGGTGTGTTTCCAGGTTAACCCGTTACAGGAACTTTTCAGCCTTGGTTGGTTTGGGTTTATATGTTGTTGTAGGCTTCACCTTAGAGCAGTGGTGCCCAAAcacggtcctggagagcccctatccagtaTGTTTTGTCTGTCACCCTAAATTGgaagttattgatcaattagGGAAATAccttgttcaattaagggaacTCTGGTCACTGAGGGCTGAAAAGGGTAGTTTATTTTCTTGACACCAGATCTCTACATAGTCATTTTTtacctgcttaattgatcacattGAAATTGTTCCAGGTGTTTAGAAACTGATGATTAAAGATTACTTATGAAACCTTTTGGATAGGGGCCCTCGAGCACTGGGCACTGGGTAAAGACTAATCCAATATTTCTGATGTGATGCCAAAATTTCCTTTGCTAACATATACATCATGTGTCACAGGAAAGCTGTTGAAAGCTTGGCTGGGACTAGTGTTGGAGAAACACGCCGTGTGAAAGAACAAGCCAAAAGGGAGGTGGAACAACTCAAGGATTTCTTTGGCAAAAAGATCGAACATCTGGAAGAGGtgcttattaattaataattttggGTACCAGCTGCTGTTGAAGAATTAAgcttgagtgattattatggaAAAGCTGTTGCTCTTGGCTTTTGAAGTTAGGAATGTCCTTAAATTAaatctatatttgatttttattttcttgtcacAGTCACCATATGGTGGAATATAATGAAGCATACGGTCTATTTTGTGCCCTTGTTGTCAGAATCTTAAAGCTGCCCAAGAAGATGCAGACAAAATGGCTGCCATTGCCGAACAAGAAAAAGTTCGCAATATGGACATGGAAAAACAACTGTTTGCCTTAAGCATTGCTGGACCCTTTGAATCTGCCCCTAGTCAGGATTTACAAAACTGCTTAGAAGAAAAGGAAAGGTATGTTTGGCTAGTTTTATAGACCTtttatatgttgttgttgtttttttccccagcaATAGTTATGACTAGAATGCTTTTGATATGTGAGACAGCTCTAACTATTTTAATTTTTCTACAGAGTTATACAACAACTGAGTCTTTCCTTGAAGAATAAGGATGCTCTTATAGAGCAGCTCCACAAAGATGCAGAGTTCTCGAAGGGCAGCCCACATAAGCTCAGGGCCGAACAGATCGCTGAGCTCTCTGCAGCGCAGCACAGGAAAGATGGAGAGATCGAGGTAAGAGTCATCAGCCCTGGTCATGCACAATCCTTGGGGTACATGCATAAACATCACACATGCATGCAACATGCATCACATCGCACTTTGTCTCTCATGTGACATGAACACAAATGTTTAATTCGGGAGGCTGTTTTGTATTAGTCCCTGTATTCAAGCCAGTTGTCTTTGACCAATCATGTTTTGAATGAGACTAATTTGAATCTTTCCAGCACTTAAATATTTAAGTTTTGGATCTGTTCCACGATGTTTGAAATGTACTTGAATAAATGAAGGCAGTGTttaatttttgtgtgtttgtccctTTCAAGGCTCTAAGAAACGAACTAGGAAATGAAAAGGACAGATATAAAAGAGAAATGCAGGTATGTTTTCTCTATTTACGTTTGTGTTCTTTCTTGAATATAAACTAATTTCAAATTGCAGAGTAAATACCATAAAGCATTGCAGTTCCTTTCATTTTTTCAGACCTTAGCATGAACATCctactatacatttatttatttgtcttagTGGgggtaaaaaacataaaataattaataaatccaTTCAAAGTCCTGTATTTATAAGTATAATGTAGGGTTCCTCTGAAGTAGTTTATTTTCCAGGAAAAGTGTTTTGAAATTTAATGTAAGATACATTTTCTTGTTCATACCCGGGTTTTGTTTTTGACAATTCTCTCCTATGCGCTCTTTCTTTGCTTACTTGTGTGGAATGTGTTCTGTACAGGAgacctttttgtgttttgtagtgTCAATAATGTGCCTTCAGGGCTTGAATCTTCCTACTTCCTACTCCATGCGTCATTTAAAatgatgcattttttttccGTTTGTATTTCTCCCCAACAATCAGtgcagttaaaaaataaatcgtgGCCTTCTGAAAACACAGACGATTTAGATAAAAGCTAAGAAGGATATCTGGCGATTAATTTGCATGCAATTTCAAGaatggaaattattttaaacgTTTGTAAATGTAACCAATAGGATTGTGCTGTTTGACTGATAGTGTTTTGCTCAGTAGTACAGAAATTAGGtattttgtgtttagtttttttgcattttactgtattttgctTATTTGTTGGTATACATAAAGACTAAGAACATGCTCCTTTTAGTCATTGTTAAAGCTGATCTGATTCTCAATATCTGCTCTCCCGTATAATGCATGTGTGCACTCAACAGGAAGCAGAACAGGGCTTGAGGGGCTATATGAACAGACAGTCCTTTAGTCAGAAAATCATCCTGGAAAATGGGAGCCCAGTGAAGGGTATTTTCTgtgcaatatatttaaaatgtgtgacaTTTGAAGGCTCGTTCCTCAAATCAGCAACAAAACTATTATTTGCAGATCCACATTTTACAAACTTGAAAAGAGATGCTTTTTTAATGGAATTAATTCAAAGATCTGTTAACTCTGTAGGTGGCAGAAGTTTAAATCAATTTTGCTACAATCCGCGCTTGTTAGATCTGCTAATCTTAATCTAATCCCTTGCACTTTTCCTAATTAACGTTTGGACTGTGAACTGTAAGAGGAAATTCGAAGCAactaatttttattttcaatggaaaataaatccaCTCTTTAATGCACCTTTCTGAAGTACAGAATACACATCGGGGGGCAAATCAGATTTGGCATGAATGATTTTATTCTTTACTAATgtagatagttttttttttatgtgccaTTAATCTGTAAATTCAGAAGTAAAGCATGTTACAGACAAAGCGGTTATTTTTTGTTCAGGAACAGGAAGTGGTTTTGCCCTAGTCAGGCAGATGTGCTCAAAAGAGATTAGTAAAATGTGCATTTCCGCCATGTATTAAGAGCCTGCATAGCAGATTATAGTTCAATTTGAAAGGCCACTTGAACTGTGCATTTATTTGTGAGTCAAGTACTTAAGTTTCCCatggcttttttttgtttgttttggtatgACCCGGATGCAGATTCTGTGTGTAAAAGCTCGTCaaggaatttgttttttttctttcctgccTCTTGATGCTTACCGTGGACAGCTGGTGGCAGCAATTGCAGACGTGCTTGTGACTTTAAATCAGATTTGATTAGGACAGCCAAGGTGGCGGCTAATACAGGACGGCTTGCGCAATGACGAACCGCTATATACTGGATAAATTGTTCCTATTTCTTTGGTCATACTAAGGAATACAAGGAGATAACTTGACCCTCTCGAGGTTTGACTTggggtgtttattttttttgtctgtagTCAAGGGAAGAGAGAAACATTTGTGGAAGTTCAGATCATATTTACCTTAAAGGATTTGGTGTGATTGTATGCTCCGGGGAATGAACGTGGATTACAGGATTTTGTTCTAGGCTTACGCACTGCAAGAATCTTTAGTTTTTATGCTGTGTTGTAGGCGGCAGGATCTAAACCTATGGCTAGACTTTTCACTGTAGTGCAACAAGAAGTGTCACTGGTCTGCTGACGTTTTTTTTGAAAGAGGATCATTTGCAAGCTGTAGCTGGACGATGAGGGATCCGTGTCGGGTGTGTGGCAGTAAGCTGCAAGGAAATCAGTGCCGCTGGATTTTCAGCTCCTCGGGGAAGAGGAACCTGCAGGTGATCCTGTCTTACGTGTTGGGGACACCACTGACCCGTGATGGCAGGGGAGAGTTTCTGTGCAGCAAGTGCGTCTTCATGCTTGAGAAGGTGGTCAGTTTTGACGTGGTCATTGGCCAGCTGCAGGGAGCCTGTGACGCCAAGGTGCAGAAGCTGCTTGCCGAGAAGGACAACTTGACCCAGTGCATCCACCACATGTACTACCGACGCAACCCCCAATTTGctaagacagaaagagagtgtcTTCCAGTTGAGGCGCCCACATGTGTCCCAGTGACCTATGACTGTGGCATTCCCGAAGAGGGATCCTGCGACACTGAGATCTGCCAAGGGAACATCATCTCGGAGTCTCAGGCGAAAGATTCAACCTCAGCAGGAAGTCGCATGAGAAGATGTCTGAATAATGACACGCTGCAAGACTGTGTGCCGGACTGCAACACTGCATCCCCTCCTCCTCTCAGGAGGTCAGGCGGCGATGGCTCTTTGATAAATCCCTATATCCAGTCCAGGCGTAGTCGCTCCCAAAGCATGTACCTTGACTTGGTCCACAGGAGGTGtagcacacctggtctatatcgCAGTCGCTCGGTTTCCCTCAGGTCTGTGTCCCCAGACCGCATGGAACCCTATTccctctctgcctcctccaCGTTACTCTGCATTTCTCCTCGGAAAGCAAGTGGTGGAGATGGGCATGAGCCCAGTCTTCCGTTCAGGGGTAGATCAAGAAGAAAGGACTCGTATGGCAGCTCTTTTGCTCATGCGCCTTTGATCCGTGAGGTGCTGAAGATACTCCGGAGCATTCCGCATAAGCCCCTCTTAATATTACCGAAAAGCAAGATCCCGGTTCTGTTAAAGTACGCCTTCAGACGCCCGGCATCGGGTTGCAGTTACGCTCAGAGCATTAAAAAGAAACTGGAGTCCGATAACTGGCAATCTTTACAAGATCTTACGGAAGATTTTAATGATGAGTACATGCCGGTGAAAGCTGAGGTAATGTGGTTGTATTGGTTTTCAAACAAGCAAGGAAAGGATAGGGATTGCCATGGCCATGTTTACAGATCTCATTTGATGGGGGTTTTCTCAGAGTAAGTGCAAGGAAAAGATGATTgtgataagaaaaataaatgtagtgtCTGGTAAGGAAGATCCGTTGCTTTCAAGCATGAATGTTTGAAAGCTTTAATAACAGAGGAGTGTTAAATTTGTATGATTTTTAATAAGTCAAAAGCATTTGAGCTCTCCAGTTAATGGAGGATTTAAGTATgctttacttatttttaaatgcatacattttttttaaattaatatttgtatttgtttagagTGTTGTTGATAAACAGAATGAGGTGTCCAAATTGGAAGTAGCTGCCAAGCACCTGACTGAAGAGCTGAGCAATACAATGGGGGTAATAGATGGTCTGAGGAAGAGATTGGAAGAGCTGGATGAGGAAAATAAGGTATGATATTTTAAGCCTTACATTTATATTGTCATGTGCAAGAGCATCAGtaagttgtttttctttccagtcCATGCACTTTGCTAGAATACAGAAAGTCATgtctaattgtttttttttttttcccatgttgcttattttcttttcagacTCTCAGTAATAGACTGGAAGAGAAGGAAAATGAGCTGGGCTTTGAGAAAAGAAACAGCCTGAAACGAGACAAGACTATCCAAGGCTTTAGTCTCGCGCTGAAAGAGAAAGATAAGGAGGTGAGTCATGAtggttaaaaatatacatttttgcaaaGCAGTTTTCTACGTTCTTGATGTTGTGTATTTTGGATTGGCATAGAGCATCGCTTGAGATGATTATATCCCAGTGTGAAATACCACCAGAATAACTACACGCAGTATTCAAAGAAAGAggtagtgtaaaaaaaaaaaaggaattctAATGCAGTTTCAATGTAATTATCTTTAGGCATCCATTGTTCTTGTAATACAAATCCACTCTAGAGTTAACATTGTGGTCTTCTGACTGGGTATAATATTCCTTTCCATTTCTACTTCTGTCTAATAGATCGAGGAGCTGTGCCACGAGATCGAAGACCGGGATGAGGCCTTATCGAAGGCGAGGGAGGCGACTCATAAGGCACAGATCCAAAAATACCAAGTAAGAAAAAGCCAAAAGTGCTCGAAGACTTAGTAGGATACAGTTTTGGCTTGACTGAAAATTTGATCCTGCACTGTGTGaggtcttttttttgtttgtttgttttctttgtctcAAATGATCGTTTGTTACAAGATGATCAATAGAAATAAACTAATGTTTGTCACAATATGCTTCAAAACTATGATTGTGGACCTGAATTTGGTATAACGTATGCAATGTGTTCCCCAGGGGGCCGAGGAGTTTCAGAGTCTGCTGACCGAGAAGGAGGGCGAGCTGGCAGAGCTCCTGGCCGATCAGCATGCCAAGCTGACGGAGAACCAGAGACTGCAGAGGGCGCTGGGCCGACGTGACCAGGAGCTCTCTGACCTACAGCAGGCCAGAGAGCAGATGGAGAAAGAGCTGGAGGATCTGCAACGACAGAAGAAAAAGGGGGACAAGGCCATTAATGTTAGTGTCTGAGACAGTGTTCCTTTTGGCTTTTTGCCATGGTTCTGCAGCTGTGTGGAAGCCCTGGTTTTATTAAGCCTATAATTCCAGGCACAGCATAAActtcttctgttttcttttcttgtgaACTGTATAGTAAATGCTACAGTTTGATTAGTCTTTGGCCAGCATATCTATGCAAGGAAGCTTATCGAGGATTGACTCCTGTAAATGTCTGATTTCTTTGCTGGCAATTCTGCCCAATGCAAGGCTTCCTTTTTTGCAACATGTTTGGCTGAGAAGTGCCAGAGGAGGATTTTGTTTGAACGTAAACTGCTCTGCACGTCTAAGATGCTGGTAAACACTCCTTTCTGTGTTCATGATCTCTTGAATGCTCTCGCCAGCAGGATCTGCAGAACCAGCTGAAGAAGGCCAATGGCGAGATGGCTGAGAAGGAGCACGCCTTCGAGCAGCAGATCCAATTGATGTTAAGTGAGAGCAAGCAGAAAGCCCAGAGCCTGGAGCTCACCATCAAACGCCTCTCCAGCAGTCTGAATGAGAAAGACCAGCTGCTGCAGGTGAGCAAGAGCATTGCTTTGAAACCTCAATCTTGATctaattttgtattgtttgtgtgaGATTGTGCAGTATTGAAGTGGGAACAGTGATAAGTTGTAAAGGCCTATATGGTTTTGTCAGGAGTACATGAACAAGGAAACTGATCAGGAGACAAGTCGGAGCCCCGATGGAAGGGAAGCTCTGCTGGCAAAGCTGCGAGAGAGGctgagagaaaaggaaaaagcaCTTGAGGTAACTCTTGTAAATAAGTACAGGGAAATGCCATCTTCATCTGTAATTATGCATCTCCACATGAAGGAACTTAAGCCATTTTGATGGACACCACAGTATTGTCAACCTGAGatc
This DNA window, taken from Amia ocellicauda isolate fAmiCal2 chromosome 9, fAmiCal2.hap1, whole genome shotgun sequence, encodes the following:
- the LOC136758569 gene encoding uncharacterized protein LOC136758569, with the protein product MRDPCRVCGSKLQGNQCRWIFSSSGKRNLQVILSYVLGTPLTRDGRGEFLCSKCVFMLEKVVSFDVVIGQLQGACDAKVQKLLAEKDNLTQCIHHMYYRRNPQFAKTERECLPVEAPTCVPVTYDCGIPEEGSCDTEICQGNIISESQAKDSTSAGSRMRRCLNNDTLQDCVPDCNTASPPPLRRSGGDGSLINPYIQSRRSRSQSMYLDLVHRRCSTPGLYRSRSVSLRSVSPDRMEPYSLSASSTLLCISPRKASGGDGHEPSLPFRGRSRRKDSYGSSFAHAPLIREVLKILRSIPHKPLLILPKSKIPVLLKYAFRRPASGCSYAQSIKKKLESDNWQSLQDLTEDFNDEYMPVKAEVMWLYWFSNKQGKDRDCHGHVYRSHLMGVFSE